One window of the Hyperolius riggenbachi isolate aHypRig1 chromosome 5, aHypRig1.pri, whole genome shotgun sequence genome contains the following:
- the LOC137519037 gene encoding RNA-binding protein 12B-like yields the protein MSEIVRLQGLPPIADSFDIRQFFYGLTIPRGGVYITGGKYGEAFIIFSSTEDARYAMTLSGRPLKSSFIYLSYSTEVEMKRALEVYRIGLSDPLGVLRSAGPQGRSSENPSYLFVQGMPQKATKVELRSFFSGFRVDDVVFLKFVTGVRNGNAIIKFSRPTEAAEALKLDGVFLCGAPVTLRLSDAQEWNDNGGDSRVNRRGRSPPRRRRSRTRSRSPIRRRERHGSPYIREFYVHLINVSYRAEKKDLKKFFFDLDMDDSHITFLLDKDGKRTREAFAMFTTQKDYKRALSLNLESFKGHTVNILPISKKNMSELIERMKKRVSKDPARKSPLTRRAQSKSCLFLRNFASDVTKSDIVSFFGDFPVKDDDITILVDNEGVGLGEALVKCFNESEARRAEKLNHKKFNGTEILMSRISRDQLRSLKKSSTENTAESSLVSQADEVPESGEASEKPENVSTTGQELDKTKEAANTDDTNNNKETEAASTVTDDKKEPEAANTDVTNHQKETETANTDDADNKKEQEAANTDDADNKKEQEATNAEGTDNKKEADVTPPIDMDVTPPLETEQSGPPSDSAEPLPMDDSTSNVLQDSTPTSEADTSGHHKDSSDDMTVVFIRNLPVTITVAEILDFFHGYKVKSVNLRDISNGVATVRMPENTEAMSAIEALNEKEIGLKQVLLSLE from the coding sequence ATGTCAGAAATTGTCCGTCTGCAAGGGCTTCCACCCATCGCAGATTCTTTTGATATTCGGCAGTTTTTCTATGGATTGACTATTCCCAGGGGAGGTGTATATATTACCGGTGGAAAATATGGAGAAGCCTTTATTATTTTTTCATCAACTGAAGATGCCCGTTATGCAATGACCCTGTCGGGACGACCTTTAAAGAGTTCATTTATTTATCTGTCGTACAGCACTGAAGTAGAAATGAAGCGTGCATTGGAAGTATATCGCATCGGTCTAAGTGACCCACTGGGCGTTCTCCGTTCTGCTGGTCCCCAGGGGCGCTCCTCTGAAAACCCATCCTATTTATTCGTACAGGGGATGCCACAGAAGGCCACAAAAGTGGAACTCCGCAGTTTTTTCTCTGGCTTCAGAGTGGATGACGTCGTATTCTTAAAATTTGTAACCGGAGTTAGAAATGGAAATGCCATAATAAAATTCAGCAGGCCCACAGAAGCTGCCGAAGCGCTCAAACTCGATGGAGTTTTCCTTTGCGGTGCTCCAGTAACACTAAGACTTTCTGATGCACAAGAGTGGAATGACAATGGAGGTGATTCGAGGGTTAATAGAAGAGGGCGCTCTCCTCCCCGAAGGAGGCGTTCCCGAACCAGGTCTCGGTCCCCGATAAGAAGACGGGAAAGACACGGTTCCCCGTACATTCGGGAATTTTATGTGCATCTTATTAATGTAAGCTACAGAGCTGAAAAGAAGGATTTAAAGAAGTTCTTCTTCGATCTCGACATGGATGActctcacattacattcctacttGACAAAGATGGTAAAAGAACTAGGGAAGCTTTTGCTATGTTCACCACACAGAAAGactacaaaagagctctcagtctTAATCTTGAGAGCTTCAAAGGCCACACCGTAAATATACTGCCCATCTCCAAAAAAAATATGTCCGAACTCATTGAACGCATGAAGAAAAGGGTTTCAAAAGATCCAGCAAGAAAAAGTCCCTTAACCCGCAGAGCTCAATCCAAATCTTGTTTGTTCTTACGAAATTTTGCTTCTGATGTTACAAAAAGTGATATTGTCAGTTTTTTCGGTGACTTTCCCGTGAAAGATGATGACATCACCATACTGGTTGATAATGAAGGTGTCGGCCTAGGGGAAGCGTTAGTAAAATGCTTCAACGAAAGTGAAGCCCGCAGGGCTGAAAAACTAAACCACAAGAAGTTTAACGGCACAGAGATTTTAATGAGCCGAATTTCCAGGGATCAATTGAGAAGCCTTAAGAAAAGTAGTACAGAAAATACTGCTGAGTCGTCTCTAGTGTCTCAAGCAGATGAGGTTCCGGAATCTGGGGAAGCCTCAGAAAAGCCAGAAAACGTGTCTACGACTGGCCAGGAGCTGGATAAAACAAAGGAAGCTGCCAACACTGATGATACCAATAACAACAAAGAAACTGAAGCAGCTAGCACGGTTACTGATGACAAAAAAGAACCAGAAGCAGCTAACACTGATGTTACTAATCACCAAAAAGAAACGGAAACAGCGAACactgatgatgctgataacaaaaAAGAACAGGAAGCAGCTAACactgatgatgctgataacaaaaAAGAACAGGAAGCAACTAACGCTGAGGGTACTGATAACAAAAAAGAAGCGGATGTCACACCACCAATAGACATGGATGTCACGCCACCACTAGAAACTGAGCAGAGTGGACCACCTTCAGATTCCGCTGAACCTTTACCGATGGATGATTCCACCAGCAACGTTCTGCAGGATTCTACACCCACAAGTGAAGCCGACACAAGTGGCCACCATAAAGATTCAAGTGATGACATGACCGTAGTGTTCATAAGGAACTTGCCTGTTACCATCACCGTTGCCGAAATCTTAGACTTTTTCCATGGCTACAAAGTGAAGTCTGTAAATCTCAGAGATATTTCCAACGGTGTAGCAACAGTGCGCATGCCTGAAAACACAGAAGCTATGTCTGCCATAGAGGCGCTTAACGAAAAAGAAATTGGCCTTAAGCAGGTGTTACTCAGCTTAGAATAA